From a region of the Leptospira kmetyi serovar Malaysia str. Bejo-Iso9 genome:
- a CDS encoding right-handed parallel beta-helix repeat-containing protein, translated as MKKPGFEIKKVPYLFALLLVGVTLGVLVSACSGEKKDEIEGFAHVLMIDNSFSPPMQKIPVGGIVEFVNSGNNPHNAVAVDKNWSTEKSFGNIVMPRGSKTKVTFPKEGVFPYFCSFHATPDGKSGMVGDVVVGNVPYNPAAKAGKSWKNVSQFSGTTRKVPSQYPTIQNAVDAANPGDLILISEGVYLEEVTVTTPSITIRGVDRNKVIIDGQFQRGNGIMVVAADGVVIENMTARNATLNGFYWTGVKGFRGSYLTAHNNGDYGVYAFDSMNGVIEHTYASGSPDSGIYIGQCYPCKAILYDVVSEHNALGYSGTNSGGELYLISSVWKNNIVGLAPNTLDRELLPPERETTIIGNLVYNNNNPKAPIAALEYPSFGNGILIAGGLSNIIRKNVVVDHENNGIVILPNLDEKFWISHNNVVQDNVVYNSGRADIALVGPMSTGNCFSGNEYRTELPAFLEKWNGCNSFIRLPMGGDLSMMLGALGLMVQASGGRFPSGNYKEQPIPGPQLNMPNGSNAPVRPALTAFEDFNLDLNKISLPKETEEVLKSVPRKPAPTTGAITLVKPRSLFPFFYHWLGFLLPFAIYICWTSMSLFDLKDRTDLEQNQKLSWILAITLVPILSPAIYLLGGKSTYPNWFKRTLVWGGLIAFFLLLAYTGISLMNGVGTKTIS; from the coding sequence ATGAAAAAACCAGGTTTCGAAATCAAAAAAGTTCCCTATCTATTCGCTCTTTTACTGGTCGGAGTTACGTTAGGGGTTCTCGTTTCCGCCTGCTCCGGGGAAAAGAAGGACGAGATCGAAGGTTTCGCTCACGTCTTGATGATCGATAATTCTTTCTCTCCTCCTATGCAGAAAATTCCCGTCGGTGGAATCGTCGAATTCGTCAATTCGGGGAACAATCCGCATAACGCGGTCGCCGTGGACAAGAATTGGTCCACCGAAAAGTCTTTCGGGAATATCGTTATGCCCCGCGGTTCTAAAACCAAGGTGACTTTTCCGAAAGAAGGCGTTTTCCCTTACTTCTGTTCCTTTCACGCGACGCCCGACGGCAAAAGCGGAATGGTGGGGGACGTTGTCGTAGGAAACGTTCCTTACAATCCGGCCGCAAAAGCGGGAAAATCCTGGAAGAATGTTTCGCAATTTTCGGGAACCACACGCAAGGTTCCTTCCCAATATCCCACGATTCAGAACGCGGTGGACGCCGCGAATCCGGGTGATTTGATTCTTATCAGCGAAGGCGTTTACTTGGAAGAAGTCACCGTTACGACTCCTTCGATCACGATTCGCGGTGTGGATCGGAACAAGGTGATCATCGACGGTCAGTTTCAAAGAGGAAACGGTATCATGGTTGTCGCGGCGGACGGGGTTGTGATCGAAAACATGACCGCGAGAAACGCGACGTTGAACGGTTTTTATTGGACCGGCGTGAAGGGCTTTCGAGGTTCTTATCTTACCGCACACAACAACGGGGATTACGGAGTTTACGCGTTCGATTCCATGAACGGTGTGATCGAACATACGTACGCTTCCGGTTCGCCCGACTCGGGAATTTACATCGGTCAATGTTATCCTTGTAAGGCGATTCTTTACGACGTGGTTTCGGAACACAACGCACTCGGTTATTCCGGAACGAACTCAGGCGGAGAATTGTATCTCATCAGTTCCGTTTGGAAAAACAATATCGTCGGTCTTGCTCCGAACACTCTGGATCGGGAACTTCTTCCTCCCGAAAGAGAAACCACGATCATCGGGAACTTAGTCTACAACAACAATAACCCGAAGGCTCCGATCGCGGCCTTGGAATATCCTTCTTTCGGAAACGGAATTCTCATCGCGGGCGGTCTTTCGAACATCATTCGCAAGAACGTCGTGGTCGATCACGAAAACAACGGAATCGTAATTCTCCCCAACTTGGATGAGAAGTTTTGGATTTCGCATAACAACGTGGTTCAGGACAACGTCGTCTATAACTCGGGCAGAGCGGATATCGCTCTCGTCGGTCCGATGAGCACGGGAAATTGTTTTTCCGGTAACGAATACAGAACCGAACTTCCGGCCTTCTTGGAAAAATGGAACGGCTGTAATTCCTTTATCAGGCTTCCGATGGGCGGGGATCTTTCTATGATGCTCGGCGCCTTGGGTTTGATGGTTCAGGCTTCGGGCGGAAGATTTCCTTCCGGTAATTATAAGGAACAACCGATTCCAGGTCCTCAGTTGAATATGCCGAACGGAAGCAACGCACCCGTGAGACCCGCGTTGACCGCGTTCGAAGACTTCAACCTCGACCTGAACAAAATCTCTCTTCCGAAAGAAACAGAAGAAGTTTTGAAATCGGTTCCGAGAAAACCGGCGCCGACCACGGGTGCGATCACTCTCGTAAAACCGAGAAGTCTTTTCCCGTTCTTCTATCACTGGTTGGGATTCCTACTTCCTTTCGCGATTTATATCTGCTGGACTTCCATGTCCTTGTTCGATCTGAAAGACAGAACGGACTTGGAACAGAATCAAAAACTTTCCTGGATCTTGGCGATCACTTTGGTTCCGATCCTGAGTCCCGCGATTTATCTTCTCGGAGGAAAAAGCACTTACCCGAATTGGTTTAAAAGAACCTTGGTTTGGGGAGGTTTGATCGCATTCTTCCTGTTATTGGCCTACACCGGAATCTCTTTGATGAACGGCGTCGGAACCAAGACAATCAGTTAA
- a CDS encoding sensor histidine kinase produces the protein MALFSQIKDLFKVPSPNSTHPNAWKRNIIQVLLILAACFGFVIYIPSVYLAWTQGLGEVVIVDTLALLLIWFLLLLPSRYYKSKSYFLLALVFIMGCLLYTKIGLGGAGILWFFLIPVFCGIFLSPTLALWGWVIASVCVFGGVLLVNYKIWIGNETGFQILVVGANFTFLCGILTFSVISILRGLAEGIRKQKQLILLQRKTNRELQTEVSIRRATETKLTESLNDKETLFREIQHRVKNNIQLILAMMTLEQEKTKSEPAKRAISSAMNRIQSMAMVQDYLFHKNSYKVIHAKDYLNSLVNHLFVSYGPSDGRIQSDCNIEEIFLPMEKAIPCGLIVNELLSNSFKHAFPENRKGKITTFFQKSASGYLILEVGDDGIGQGSPDKDPEEGSSLGLSLIEALCMQLRGELEVEKENGFRVRIRFFP, from the coding sequence ATGGCCCTTTTTTCCCAAATCAAAGATCTTTTCAAAGTCCCTTCGCCGAATTCTACACATCCGAACGCCTGGAAACGAAATATCATCCAGGTTCTTTTGATCCTCGCCGCTTGTTTCGGTTTCGTCATTTATATCCCGAGCGTTTATTTGGCTTGGACACAAGGTCTCGGAGAAGTCGTCATCGTCGACACGCTCGCCCTTCTCCTCATTTGGTTTTTGCTTTTACTTCCAAGTCGTTATTACAAATCCAAATCCTATTTTTTACTGGCGCTCGTCTTCATCATGGGTTGTCTTCTTTATACGAAGATCGGACTCGGGGGCGCGGGAATTCTTTGGTTCTTTTTGATCCCCGTCTTCTGCGGAATTTTTCTAAGTCCAACGCTCGCTCTTTGGGGTTGGGTGATCGCTTCGGTCTGCGTGTTTGGCGGAGTATTGCTCGTAAACTATAAGATCTGGATCGGAAACGAGACGGGATTTCAGATTTTGGTCGTAGGCGCGAACTTCACCTTCCTTTGCGGAATTCTCACCTTTTCGGTGATCTCGATCTTAAGAGGACTTGCGGAAGGAATCCGAAAACAAAAACAACTCATTCTTCTGCAAAGAAAAACGAACCGCGAACTCCAAACCGAGGTTTCGATCCGCAGAGCGACCGAAACAAAACTGACCGAATCGTTAAACGACAAGGAAACCCTTTTTCGGGAAATTCAACACAGGGTTAAAAACAATATTCAACTCATCCTTGCGATGATGACCCTCGAACAGGAAAAGACGAAATCCGAACCCGCAAAACGAGCGATCTCATCGGCGATGAACCGGATTCAATCCATGGCGATGGTTCAGGATTATCTGTTTCATAAGAATTCTTACAAGGTAATTCACGCAAAGGATTATCTCAATTCTCTCGTAAATCATCTGTTCGTTTCCTACGGTCCGAGCGACGGAAGAATACAATCGGATTGTAATATAGAAGAAATTTTTCTTCCGATGGAAAAGGCGATCCCCTGCGGTTTGATCGTAAACGAACTTCTTTCCAATTCCTTCAAACACGCGTTTCCGGAAAACCGAAAGGGAAAAATCACTACCTTCTTTCAAAAATCGGCTTCCGGTTATTTGATCTTGGAAGTGGGAGACGACGGAATCGGCCAAGGATCTCCGGACAAGGACCCCGAAGAAGGAAGCTCCCTCGGACTCAGTCTTATCGAAGCTCTTTGTATGCAGTTAAGGGGAGAATTGGAAGTGGAAAAAGAAAACGGGTTTCGGGTGAGAATCCGCTTTTTTCCTTAA
- a CDS encoding LIC_11321 family protein: MKRRFELKNCLGVLLILILCGTLFAKETEKKESERGLETSSKPPVQGCCRIKMAGGGYDYFVSSEEECAGHKQFHSFMKERTLCFESFPE; this comes from the coding sequence ATGAAGAGAAGATTCGAACTCAAAAATTGTCTCGGAGTTTTACTGATTTTGATCCTGTGCGGAACTCTTTTCGCTAAGGAAACGGAAAAAAAGGAATCGGAAAGAGGTTTGGAAACCTCGTCCAAGCCGCCGGTGCAAGGTTGTTGTCGAATTAAAATGGCCGGGGGCGGTTACGATTATTTCGTAAGTTCCGAAGAGGAATGCGCCGGGCATAAACAGTTTCATTCTTTTATGAAGGAAAGAACCCTTTGTTTCGAATCCTTTCCCGAATAA
- a CDS encoding LA_0442/LA_0875 N-terminal domain-containing protein translates to MKFFAHLRRTLSLSKILFLFSVLVFTDSIFGETILFKSGERAYATVIDQDPETVTIIKEGKRERLGKSKILKIIFKEIRDEQEIAKIIEAEKKKLNKEGKKSDKEEQLDTIYLEQMIKENSYKIVQKRLALMEKYLEERDGDWERYISAKRNPWEPVWKSAILPGWGHSLMKQEGWSSTYSTLFFVSLISYVGLDAAEKDRASAYNKKIEKILENQFTAGLIPSSSLPAGVLDQYNQINTFKNLNSLNSIRSDESSYKHAKHAAAGVAIGIYLIQLTHSYFTGKTWAQNNVIQSPTGETVSEGFGIRGNPLVYKEIAGGAKSVDVGGQVMYSLFF, encoded by the coding sequence ATGAAATTTTTTGCCCATCTTCGAAGGACGTTATCCCTTTCGAAAATTCTTTTTTTATTTTCGGTCCTCGTTTTTACCGATTCGATTTTCGGAGAGACCATTCTTTTTAAATCTGGAGAACGCGCATACGCGACCGTAATCGACCAAGACCCCGAAACGGTCACGATCATCAAGGAAGGAAAACGGGAAAGATTAGGAAAATCTAAAATTCTCAAGATCATCTTCAAGGAAATCCGGGACGAACAGGAAATCGCCAAAATCATCGAAGCCGAAAAAAAGAAACTGAACAAAGAAGGCAAAAAAAGCGATAAGGAAGAACAACTCGATACGATCTATCTGGAGCAAATGATCAAGGAGAACAGTTATAAGATCGTTCAAAAACGTTTGGCTCTGATGGAAAAATATCTCGAGGAACGGGACGGAGACTGGGAACGTTATATCTCCGCCAAAAGAAATCCCTGGGAACCGGTTTGGAAATCGGCGATCCTTCCGGGTTGGGGTCACAGTCTTATGAAGCAGGAAGGTTGGAGTTCCACCTATTCCACGCTATTTTTCGTTTCCCTGATTTCGTATGTGGGTTTGGACGCGGCCGAAAAGGACAGGGCTAGCGCGTACAACAAAAAGATCGAAAAGATTCTGGAGAATCAATTCACCGCGGGTTTGATCCCGAGTTCCAGTCTTCCGGCCGGAGTTCTGGATCAGTACAATCAGATCAATACATTCAAAAACTTGAATTCTCTCAATTCCATCCGTTCGGACGAATCGAGTTATAAACACGCAAAACACGCCGCAGCCGGAGTCGCGATCGGAATCTATCTGATTCAGTTGACCCATTCTTACTTTACGGGAAAAACCTGGGCGCAGAACAACGTGATTCAATCTCCAACGGGTGAAACCGTTTCGGAAGGTTTCGGAATTCGCGGAAATCCTTTGGTTTATAAGGAAATCGCCGGCGGAGCCAAAAGTGTGGACGTGGGCGGTCAGGTGATGTATTCTTTATTTTTCTAA
- a CDS encoding cysteine synthase A has protein sequence MNVKKDFSSAVGNTPLILLRSFSEETGCNIYGKAEFLNPGGSVKDRAALFIVEDAEKKGLLKPGGTVVEGTAGNTGIGLTHICNSKGYKTLIIIPDTQSQEKIDLLRTLGAEVRTVPAVPYKDPNNYVKVSGRIAEELGNAVWANQFDNLANREAHYKSTGPEIWEQTDGKVDAWITSLGTGGTYAGVSLFLKEKNPKIKTVVADPFGSGIYNFVKKGEVLAEGSSFTEGIGNGRITENMKDAPMDDAIRIGDEECLKVVYQLLSKDGLFLGGSTGINVAAAVQLAKQLGPGHTIVTVLCDSGARYQSRIFNKEWLASKGFKVPE, from the coding sequence ATGAACGTTAAAAAAGATTTTTCGAGCGCGGTCGGTAACACGCCGCTCATTCTGCTTCGCAGTTTCAGCGAAGAAACCGGTTGTAATATCTACGGAAAGGCGGAGTTCTTAAACCCCGGCGGTTCCGTAAAAGATAGGGCCGCGCTTTTTATCGTGGAAGACGCGGAGAAAAAGGGACTTCTAAAACCCGGTGGAACCGTCGTCGAAGGGACGGCCGGTAACACGGGAATCGGTCTTACGCATATCTGCAACTCGAAGGGATATAAAACTCTCATCATCATTCCGGACACACAGTCTCAGGAAAAAATCGATCTGCTTCGTACGCTCGGCGCGGAAGTAAGAACGGTTCCCGCGGTTCCTTACAAGGATCCGAACAACTACGTAAAGGTTTCGGGAAGAATCGCGGAAGAATTGGGCAACGCAGTATGGGCCAATCAATTCGACAACCTCGCGAACCGGGAAGCGCATTACAAATCGACGGGCCCAGAAATCTGGGAACAAACCGACGGCAAAGTCGACGCTTGGATCACTTCGCTCGGAACGGGCGGAACTTATGCAGGAGTTTCGTTATTCTTAAAGGAAAAAAATCCCAAGATCAAAACCGTGGTCGCGGATCCGTTCGGTTCGGGAATTTATAATTTCGTAAAGAAGGGAGAGGTTCTCGCGGAGGGAAGTTCTTTCACCGAAGGAATCGGCAACGGAAGAATCACGGAAAACATGAAAGACGCTCCGATGGACGACGCGATCCGAATCGGAGACGAGGAATGTCTGAAAGTCGTTTATCAACTTCTTTCCAAGGACGGATTGTTTCTCGGAGGTTCCACCGGAATCAACGTGGCCGCCGCGGTTCAACTCGCGAAACAACTCGGTCCGGGTCATACCATCGTAACCGTGTTATGCGATTCGGGCGCTCGTTATCAATCCAGAATTTTCAACAAGGAATGGTTGGCTTCCAAGGGATTCAAAGTTCCGGAATAA
- a CDS encoding class I fructose-bisphosphate aldolase, producing the protein MIDKIKAALGAEADSLLNHTCKTIPKESLSLPGANYVDDILSKSDRNNSVLRNYQSILNTGRLAGTGFTSILPVDQGIEHSAGASFAKNPAYFDPENIVKLAIEGGCNAVASTLGVLGLVSRKYAHKIPFIVKINHNELLSYPNKFDQILFANVEQAFDMGAAAVGATIYFGSDESSRQIQEISEAFHRAHELGLVTILWAYLRNDAFKPDKVDYHLATDLTGQANHLGATIQADIVKQKLPEVFAGGFKDLKFGKKDDRMYTTLTADNPIDMARYQVANCYMGKIGLINSGGASGENDLGDAVKAAVVNKRAGGMGLISGRKAFQKPMKDGIALLNAIQDVYLSKDVTIA; encoded by the coding sequence ATGATCGATAAAATTAAGGCCGCCCTGGGTGCAGAAGCGGATTCTCTTTTAAACCATACTTGTAAAACGATTCCAAAAGAATCTTTAAGCCTTCCCGGCGCAAACTACGTAGACGATATTCTTTCCAAAAGCGATCGAAACAATTCGGTTCTTAGAAACTATCAGTCGATCCTGAACACGGGAAGACTCGCAGGAACCGGTTTTACTTCCATTCTTCCTGTCGATCAGGGAATCGAACACAGTGCGGGCGCTTCTTTCGCGAAAAACCCGGCTTACTTCGATCCTGAAAACATCGTAAAACTCGCCATCGAAGGCGGTTGTAACGCGGTCGCGTCCACCCTCGGCGTGTTGGGACTCGTTTCCAGAAAATACGCGCACAAAATTCCGTTTATCGTAAAGATCAACCACAACGAACTTCTTTCTTATCCGAACAAGTTCGACCAAATCCTTTTTGCAAACGTGGAACAAGCGTTTGATATGGGTGCAGCCGCGGTCGGAGCTACGATCTATTTCGGTTCCGACGAATCTTCCCGTCAAATTCAGGAAATTTCCGAAGCGTTCCACAGAGCGCACGAACTCGGACTCGTAACCATTCTTTGGGCCTACCTCAGAAACGACGCATTCAAACCGGACAAAGTAGACTATCACTTAGCCACCGACTTAACCGGACAAGCGAACCACTTAGGCGCGACCATCCAAGCCGACATCGTTAAACAAAAACTTCCCGAAGTTTTTGCGGGCGGCTTTAAGGATTTGAAATTCGGTAAAAAGGACGATAGAATGTACACCACTCTTACGGCCGATAACCCGATCGATATGGCGCGTTACCAAGTGGCGAACTGCTACATGGGTAAAATCGGTCTGATCAATTCCGGCGGAGCCTCCGGCGAAAACGATTTAGGCGACGCGGTCAAAGCGGCGGTCGTAAACAAAAGAGCGGGCGGTATGGGACTTATCTCCGGTAGAAAGGCGTTCCAAAAACCGATGAAAGACGGAATCGCTCTTTTGAACGCGATTCAGGACGTTTATCTTTCCAAAGACGTGACGATCGCGTAA
- a CDS encoding ATP-binding response regulator, producing MNPSENNSSPSILIVDDEWLIAFNLQVSLQKLGYRISGTARTADEALEVAERTKPDLILMDIRIEGELDGIQAAERIQKKMDVPVIFMTAFADEETFNRAVDKASMFGYISKPFQPQALKNSIEIALKQQQRFGKAREEGKEFRDVIQNIGEGAISLDREGKILFMNRTAEALTGWALSDVQGENGERVLSLSTDDGENIRTGIGKPDQLKYIPSLLTRKNGSRIQVAFRVSPIRDEDGTIAGSIITLSELSSLSVSEKEISEMEKVIQSERRLDSIQKLAAGLAHEINNPLMGIINYGHIIRNHKGGDSDTKNYARLVIEQGERIAAIIRNLVLFSRKDPEQPVQTNVKQLVGSVEDMISEMLKSQEIQLEKNIPDDLEVSIRPNQIREVLYNILYYYSENQKKARIHLKAALDAGENSILKVLVSGKLGVELNLNEESRFEPFENFRSNDARIGMGLSVCYGILQANRGQLLLKKSNSGWDFIIQIPV from the coding sequence ATGAATCCCTCCGAAAATAATTCCAGTCCTTCGATTCTGATCGTGGACGACGAATGGCTGATTGCGTTCAACCTTCAGGTTTCTCTTCAGAAATTGGGTTATAGAATTTCGGGAACCGCGAGAACCGCGGACGAGGCTTTGGAAGTCGCGGAGCGAACCAAACCGGATTTGATTCTCATGGACATTCGCATCGAGGGAGAACTCGACGGGATTCAAGCCGCCGAAAGAATCCAAAAGAAAATGGACGTTCCCGTTATCTTTATGACCGCGTTTGCGGACGAAGAAACGTTCAACCGGGCTGTGGACAAAGCTTCGATGTTCGGTTATATCTCCAAACCCTTTCAACCCCAAGCGCTTAAGAATTCGATCGAGATCGCGCTCAAACAACAACAACGTTTCGGCAAAGCAAGGGAAGAAGGAAAGGAATTCAGGGACGTCATTCAAAACATAGGCGAAGGCGCGATCTCCTTGGATCGGGAAGGAAAAATCTTATTTATGAACCGAACCGCGGAGGCCTTAACGGGTTGGGCCCTTTCCGACGTTCAAGGGGAGAACGGGGAACGGGTTCTCAGTCTTTCGACCGACGACGGTGAAAACATCAGAACCGGAATCGGAAAACCGGATCAACTGAAATACATTCCTTCCTTGCTCACTCGTAAAAACGGAAGTCGCATTCAAGTCGCGTTTCGAGTTTCTCCCATACGCGACGAAGACGGAACGATCGCCGGTTCCATCATCACCTTGTCCGAACTTTCCTCTCTTTCCGTTTCCGAGAAAGAAATTTCCGAAATGGAAAAGGTGATTCAATCCGAAAGAAGATTGGATTCGATTCAAAAACTCGCGGCCGGTCTTGCGCACGAGATCAACAATCCTTTGATGGGAATCATCAACTACGGACATATCATTCGCAATCATAAGGGCGGAGATTCGGACACGAAAAACTACGCCCGTCTTGTCATCGAACAAGGGGAAAGAATCGCGGCGATCATCCGCAACCTCGTTTTGTTTTCCAGAAAAGATCCGGAACAACCGGTGCAAACGAACGTAAAACAACTCGTCGGTTCCGTGGAAGATATGATTTCGGAGATGTTAAAGTCCCAAGAGATTCAACTCGAAAAGAATATTCCGGACGATCTCGAGGTTTCGATTCGCCCGAATCAGATCCGAGAAGTTTTGTACAACATTCTGTATTACTATTCCGAAAACCAAAAAAAGGCGCGCATTCATTTGAAAGCCGCGTTGGACGCGGGGGAGAATTCCATCCTCAAGGTTTTGGTTTCGGGAAAACTCGGAGTCGAACTCAATCTCAACGAGGAAAGCAGGTTCGAGCCGTTCGAAAACTTTCGATCGAACGACGCACGCATCGGTATGGGACTTTCGGTTTGTTACGGGATTCTCCAGGCGAACCGAGGACAACTTCTTCTCAAAAAATCGAACTCGGGCTGGGACTTTATCATCCAAATTCCAGTTTGA
- a CDS encoding CBS domain-containing protein, giving the protein MYIKQILAKKDRKLLSVEPETSVMDAVKFMTKYDIGSVMILTDGKLKGIFTERDVLHLSAELGLDFFKKSVSEVMSTSLTTMSPEDDVDELLAIMLKKRIRHMPILEEGILIGIISIGDAVKAKIEKTEEENKNLKQYMYNENGFI; this is encoded by the coding sequence ATGTATATAAAACAGATCCTGGCAAAAAAAGACCGAAAACTTCTTTCGGTGGAACCCGAGACCTCGGTAATGGATGCGGTCAAGTTTATGACCAAATACGATATCGGCTCGGTGATGATCTTAACGGACGGTAAACTCAAAGGAATTTTCACCGAACGGGACGTTCTCCATCTTTCGGCGGAACTGGGTCTGGATTTTTTCAAAAAATCGGTTTCGGAAGTGATGTCCACCTCTCTGACTACGATGAGTCCCGAAGACGACGTGGACGAACTTCTCGCCATTATGCTCAAAAAAAGAATCCGTCACATGCCCATCTTGGAAGAGGGAATTTTGATCGGAATCATTTCCATCGGGGACGCGGTCAAAGCCAAGATCGAAAAAACCGAAGAAGAGAATAAAAATCTCAAACAATACATGTACAACGAGAACGGATTTATCTAA
- a CDS encoding LIC_12238 family plasminogen-binding lipoprotein yields MKYFASRISWFFRVLAFGLLFVSATACFKPTGEFGWALLDEEKFDVLEKKIMTVGEYTITRENLIFSDDKTIRYIYRFSRSVPETAETYVSLSRFQLGYNEMDVLRKRPNPVSKTIEGSFQGLSPGKYLLKVAYEGDVIDEVEFLVRSAQTPYMEDSPSSPADDDIEKAMK; encoded by the coding sequence ATGAAATATTTCGCTTCGCGGATTTCTTGGTTTTTTCGCGTTCTCGCCTTCGGATTGTTATTCGTTTCGGCGACCGCCTGTTTCAAACCTACGGGAGAATTCGGCTGGGCCCTCCTCGACGAAGAGAAATTCGACGTTCTTGAAAAGAAAATCATGACCGTCGGAGAATATACGATCACAAGGGAGAATCTGATTTTTTCCGACGACAAAACGATCCGTTATATTTATCGATTTTCCAGATCCGTTCCCGAAACCGCGGAAACCTACGTGAGTTTGAGCCGTTTTCAACTCGGATACAACGAGATGGACGTTCTTAGAAAAAGACCGAACCCGGTTTCAAAAACCATCGAAGGTTCCTTTCAGGGTTTGAGTCCCGGAAAATATCTTTTGAAAGTGGCCTACGAAGGGGACGTGATCGACGAGGTGGAATTTTTGGTCCGCTCCGCGCAGACTCCGTATATGGAGGATTCCCCCTCTTCCCCCGCGGACGACGACATCGAAAAAGCGATGAAGTAA